In the Petrotoga sibirica DSM 13575 genome, one interval contains:
- a CDS encoding ATP-binding cassette domain-containing protein produces the protein MSIILEDVSFTYALNTPFQKTGLTNINLEIKKGDLWLFVGHTGSGKTTLISLMNGLLTPQQGSLSVEGLSTKDKQVNIKDIRKKIGIVFQYPESQFFLPTIKEEIMFAPKNFGVQLSEDLLKYYLELVKLPESYLEKNPFELSGGEMRKVAIISVLSYNPDYIIFDEPTVGLDYLTKTSIFNLIKELHNLGKTIIISTHWIDEFASLKPKILLLKNGEEAFKGNFDDFVLLDENTLWEAGIILTEKMQLYKCAIKTGKKELAEKISSI, from the coding sequence ATGTCGATAATACTTGAAGATGTAAGTTTTACTTACGCATTGAATACACCTTTTCAAAAGACAGGCCTAACAAATATAAATCTGGAAATTAAAAAAGGGGATTTGTGGTTATTTGTGGGACATACAGGATCCGGAAAAACTACATTGATAAGTTTAATGAACGGATTACTAACTCCTCAACAAGGAAGTTTATCAGTTGAAGGATTATCCACAAAAGACAAACAGGTCAACATAAAAGATATCAGAAAGAAAATTGGCATTGTTTTTCAATACCCTGAATCCCAATTTTTTCTTCCTACCATCAAAGAAGAAATAATGTTTGCACCAAAAAATTTTGGGGTTCAACTAAGTGAGGATTTACTAAAGTACTATTTAGAATTGGTAAAGTTACCCGAATCATACCTTGAAAAAAATCCATTTGAGCTCTCAGGTGGAGAAATGAGAAAGGTAGCGATTATCTCTGTTCTCTCCTATAACCCTGATTATATAATCTTTGATGAACCCACTGTAGGATTAGACTACCTGACAAAAACTTCTATATTCAACCTTATAAAAGAACTTCACAACTTGGGAAAGACCATAATAATATCAACTCACTGGATAGACGAATTCGCCAGTTTGAAACCTAAAATACTGTTATTGAAAAACGGAGAAGAAGCTTTTAAAGGTAATTTTGACGATTTTGTTTTGTTGGATGAAAATACTCTGTGGGAAGCTGGTATAATATTAACTGAAAAGATGCAACTGTATAAATGTGCTATAAAAACAGGGAAAAAGGAATTAGCTGAAAAAATTTCATCGATTTAA